A window of Pedobacter lusitanus contains these coding sequences:
- a CDS encoding flavin reductase family protein, whose protein sequence is MLTVKTSDLSPAQLQNYLQYAVAPRPICFATTIDNEGNINLSPFSFFNMFSTNPPLCIFSPARRVRDNTTKHTLENVLEVKECVINIVNYPMVQQTSLASTEYAKGINEFEKAGLTMLPSELVRPPRVAEAPVQMECIVTEVIHLGDNPGAGNLILAEIKLIHIKEEILDADGKIDQAKIDLVARLGGDWYCRVTADNLFKVAKPLTTLGIGVNALPHGVRNSYVLSGNDLGMLGNIEKIPAEEEIDLIRSHAAVKEVLDATIGDSVNRQRELHEVAREMLSRGEVLDALKVVLLES, encoded by the coding sequence ATGCTGACAGTTAAAACTTCAGACTTAAGTCCGGCGCAGCTGCAAAACTATTTGCAGTATGCAGTTGCGCCCAGACCTATATGTTTCGCTACTACTATTGATAACGAAGGAAATATCAATCTGAGTCCTTTCAGTTTCTTTAATATGTTCAGTACCAATCCGCCGCTGTGTATTTTCTCTCCGGCAAGAAGAGTACGTGATAATACGACAAAACATACCCTGGAGAACGTTCTGGAGGTAAAGGAGTGTGTGATTAATATAGTGAACTATCCGATGGTTCAGCAGACCAGTCTGGCTAGTACCGAGTATGCAAAAGGAATAAACGAGTTTGAGAAAGCTGGTTTGACAATGCTTCCTTCAGAACTGGTCCGGCCACCCCGGGTGGCAGAGGCTCCTGTTCAAATGGAATGTATTGTTACCGAGGTGATCCATCTCGGAGATAATCCCGGTGCCGGTAACCTGATTCTTGCAGAAATAAAGCTGATTCACATTAAAGAAGAGATTTTAGATGCTGACGGTAAAATTGATCAGGCAAAGATAGATCTGGTTGCCCGTTTAGGCGGAGACTGGTATTGCAGGGTAACAGCCGATAACCTGTTTAAAGTGGCTAAACCTTTAACTACGTTGGGTATAGGGGTAAATGCTTTACCACATGGTGTAAGAAATTCTTATGTATTAAGCGGTAATGATCTGGGGATGCTGGGAAATATAGAAAAGATACCAGCTGAAGAGGAAATCGATCTGATCAGAAGCCATGCTGCTGTAAAAGAAGTTCTCGACGCTACCATTGGCGATAGTGTGAACCGTCAGCGTGAGCTGCATGAAGTAGCCAGAGAAATGCTTAGCAGGGGTGAAGTGCTTGATGCTTTGAAGGTGGTCTTGCTGGAAAGCTAA
- a CDS encoding SDR family oxidoreductase — translation MNIVLTGASSGIGFEAALEFTLQTENKVVCIARSADKLRKLLEIAKGINPDCTLLPVEFDIVHDDYAALVPFLKERLGTVDILINNAGALINKPFLETSAADLNEMFQSNVTGHFNMIKNLLPLMNSGSHIVNIGSMGGFQGSVKFPGLAAYSSSKGALHTLTECLAFELADTGIKINCLALGSAQTEMLEQAFPGYQSPVMAFEMGKYVADFAKTGQKFFNGKIIPVAVTTP, via the coding sequence ATGAATATTGTATTAACAGGAGCAAGCAGCGGAATAGGCTTTGAAGCTGCTTTAGAATTTACTTTACAGACTGAAAATAAAGTCGTATGTATTGCCAGATCTGCTGATAAACTCAGAAAATTATTAGAAATAGCCAAAGGAATTAATCCGGACTGTACATTGCTGCCGGTAGAGTTTGATATTGTTCATGATGACTATGCTGCATTGGTACCTTTTCTGAAAGAAAGACTGGGTACAGTAGATATCCTGATCAATAATGCCGGGGCATTAATTAACAAACCCTTCCTGGAGACTTCTGCAGCCGATTTAAATGAAATGTTTCAGAGTAATGTAACCGGACATTTTAATATGATCAAAAATCTGCTTCCGTTAATGAATAGTGGAAGTCATATTGTAAATATTGGCAGTATGGGCGGTTTTCAGGGAAGCGTTAAGTTCCCGGGACTTGCAGCTTACTCCTCAAGTAAAGGAGCTTTACACACACTTACGGAGTGTCTGGCTTTTGAACTGGCTGACACAGGGATCAAAATAAACTGCCTGGCACTGGGTTCTGCTCAGACAGAAATGCTTGAACAGGCATTTCCAGGTTACCAGTCTCCGGTGATGGCTTTTGAAATGGGGAAATATGTGGCAGACTTTGCTAAAACCGGTCAGAAGTTTTTCAACGGTAAGATTATTCCTGTTGCCGTGACTACTCCATAG
- the hppD gene encoding 4-hydroxyphenylpyruvate dioxygenase, whose amino-acid sequence MQTLVVEKDTEVRDFLPLNGTDHLELYVGNAKQSAHFYKTAFGFETVAYAGPETGLRDRASYVLQQGKIRLVLTTPMNSEGLIAEHIKKHGDGVKILALWVDDAYKSYEETVKRGAVSYQEPKTLTDEFGEVRTAGIYTYGETVHLFVERKNYKGAFMPGYVAVEGGYTPGSTGLLYIDHCVGNVGWNRMNEAVKWYEDVMGFKNILSFDDKQINTEYSALMSKVMSNKNGYVKFPINEPAEGKKKSQIEEYLEFYEGEGVQHIAVATHDIIKTVREMKLRGVEFLSAPPKAYYDTLLERVGKIDEDIAPLQELGILVDYDEEGYLLQIFTKPVQDRPTLFFEIIQRKGAQSFGAGNFKALFESLEREQELRGNL is encoded by the coding sequence ATGCAAACACTAGTTGTAGAAAAAGACACAGAAGTACGTGATTTCCTGCCGCTTAATGGCACAGACCATCTTGAGCTTTATGTAGGTAATGCCAAACAATCTGCACACTTCTATAAAACAGCCTTTGGTTTTGAAACTGTGGCGTATGCGGGACCAGAAACCGGCCTGAGAGACAGGGCTTCCTATGTATTACAACAGGGAAAAATCAGATTGGTACTGACCACCCCGATGAACTCAGAAGGTTTAATCGCAGAGCATATCAAAAAACATGGTGATGGGGTTAAGATCCTTGCCCTATGGGTAGATGATGCCTACAAATCTTATGAAGAAACCGTTAAACGTGGTGCGGTATCCTATCAGGAGCCTAAAACCCTGACTGATGAATTCGGAGAAGTGCGCACTGCAGGTATTTATACTTATGGCGAAACTGTCCACTTATTTGTAGAACGTAAAAACTATAAAGGTGCATTTATGCCTGGTTATGTTGCGGTTGAAGGTGGCTACACCCCAGGTAGCACTGGTCTTTTATATATTGACCACTGCGTAGGAAATGTTGGGTGGAACAGAATGAATGAAGCTGTAAAGTGGTATGAAGATGTGATGGGCTTTAAAAACATCCTTTCTTTTGATGACAAACAGATCAACACAGAATACTCTGCTTTAATGAGTAAAGTGATGAGTAACAAAAATGGTTACGTAAAATTCCCGATCAACGAACCTGCTGAAGGTAAAAAGAAATCACAGATCGAAGAATACCTGGAATTTTATGAGGGTGAGGGCGTACAGCATATTGCAGTAGCTACTCATGATATCATCAAAACAGTAAGAGAAATGAAATTGCGTGGTGTAGAGTTCTTAAGTGCTCCGCCAAAAGCCTATTATGATACTTTACTGGAACGTGTTGGAAAAATTGATGAGGACATCGCTCCGCTGCAGGAACTGGGAATTTTAGTAGATTATGACGAAGAAGGTTATTTACTGCAAATTTTCACTAAACCTGTTCAGGATCGTCCTACCTTATTTTTTGAGATTATTCAAAGAAAAGGTGCGCAGTCTTTTGGTGCAGGAAACTTTAAAGCTTTGTTTGAGTCATTGGAACGCGAACAGGAATTAAGAGGAAATCTATAA
- a CDS encoding YihY/virulence factor BrkB family protein, translating into MFNNTIQNVHIFTVHFRKAFKLFQKNDPLRLAGATAFFANFALPPILLILIRLFGFFIDRKTLVNRIFERLGTLLDDSSTQQIRQTLRNIRGMDHEWYATLLSFIFFLFVATTLFAVIKNSMDQIWSIGIKDKTSFLFKLKIRARSMAIILVAGILFFVGLLTDSIQAFIGVYINTAAPTFGHVFLSILNQLLFIAIVTTWFSVLFRFLTNGRPTWKSSVRGGILTGILFTLGKYILRIALPMSNIGNIYGASGSIVLIMLFVFYSSFIFYFGACFVKILSDAKETPIRPVKGAFNYEIKEVLKPS; encoded by the coding sequence ATGTTTAACAATACTATCCAGAACGTTCATATTTTTACCGTGCATTTTCGGAAAGCATTTAAACTGTTTCAAAAGAATGACCCTTTAAGACTTGCGGGAGCGACTGCCTTCTTTGCAAATTTTGCTTTGCCACCCATCTTATTAATTCTGATCCGCCTGTTTGGTTTTTTTATAGACCGGAAAACACTGGTTAACAGAATTTTTGAACGCCTGGGCACATTACTGGATGACAGCAGTACTCAGCAGATCAGGCAGACCCTAAGAAATATCAGGGGGATGGATCATGAATGGTATGCCACCCTGCTCAGTTTCATCTTTTTTCTTTTTGTTGCTACCACACTTTTTGCAGTGATTAAAAACTCCATGGATCAGATCTGGTCTATCGGGATAAAAGATAAGACCAGCTTCCTGTTTAAACTAAAAATAAGAGCAAGGTCTATGGCGATTATTCTGGTGGCAGGTATACTTTTCTTTGTAGGATTGCTTACGGACAGTATCCAGGCATTTATAGGCGTGTACATCAATACTGCTGCACCGACTTTTGGTCATGTCTTTTTAAGTATACTAAATCAACTCCTGTTTATTGCTATTGTAACTACCTGGTTTAGTGTTTTATTCAGATTTCTCACTAATGGAAGGCCTACCTGGAAATCTTCTGTCAGAGGGGGTATCCTGACAGGCATACTTTTCACCTTAGGGAAATACATTCTACGTATCGCCCTGCCGATGAGTAATATAGGCAACATTTATGGGGCATCAGGATCTATTGTTCTGATTATGCTTTTTGTATTCTACTCTTCTTTTATTTTTTATTTCGGGGCTTGTTTTGTAAAGATACTGAGTGATGCCAAAGAGACTCCCATACGTCCCGTTAAAGGTGCGTTTAATTATGAAATCAAAGAGGTTTTAAAACCATCCTAA
- a CDS encoding C40 family peptidase codes for MKKSLLLFCFVALFAASGKSQTVPVKYQELLKKMVANKTSNQLIGFAKTLIGIPYRYASSNPAIGFDCSGFVSYVFHNFGFNVPRSSTEFNQTGTPVKLENAKVGDVLIFTGTNPRRRVVGHVGIIADIEGDTIKFIHSTSGKAHGVTVTTLNPYYKSRLMKAVSIL; via the coding sequence ATGAAGAAAAGCCTGTTATTATTCTGCTTCGTAGCTCTGTTTGCCGCATCAGGCAAGTCGCAGACCGTCCCTGTAAAGTATCAGGAATTACTTAAAAAGATGGTCGCTAATAAGACCTCTAATCAATTGATAGGTTTCGCAAAAACACTGATTGGTATTCCTTACAGATATGCATCAAGCAATCCGGCTATAGGGTTCGACTGCTCGGGCTTTGTCAGTTATGTATTCCATAACTTCGGATTTAATGTTCCACGCTCTTCTACAGAATTTAATCAGACGGGAACACCTGTTAAACTGGAAAATGCAAAGGTTGGTGATGTGCTTATTTTCACAGGGACCAACCCAAGAAGACGTGTAGTAGGACATGTCGGCATTATTGCAGATATTGAAGGCGATACGATAAAATTCATCCACTCTACCTCTGGTAAAGCACATGGAGTAACCGTAACCACCCTTAATCCTTATTACAAAAGCCGGCTGATGAAAGCAGTCAGTATTCTTTAA
- a CDS encoding homogentisate 1,2-dioxygenase: protein MPIYHTLGTIPPKRHTVFRKPDGELYAEELVSTEGFSSLYSLVYHCHPPTIVKSLGEPYSVEPKIAREKHLKHTSLIGFNVAPEDDYLKSRKPVLVNSDLHISLAAPRKSMTDYFYKNSQADEVIFIHEGSGTLKTGFGKIRFGYGDYLVVPRGTIYQMEFDDEKNRLFIVESFSPIRSPKRYRNEYGQLMEHSPYCERDIRRPADLETIDEFGDFKVLIKKQGLMYPYTYGTHPFDFVGWDGFHYPWAFSIHDFEPITGRLHQPPPVHQTFEGHNFVICSFVPRKFDYHPLSIPAPYNHSNVDSDEVLYYVDGDFMSRKSVVKGQITLHPGGIPHGPHPGTVEKSIGKENTEELAVMIDPFRPLMLTEDALAIEDESYHKSWQINIK from the coding sequence ATGCCTATTTATCATACCTTAGGAACCATTCCCCCTAAAAGGCACACTGTTTTTAGAAAGCCTGATGGTGAGCTCTATGCTGAGGAACTGGTCTCCACTGAAGGATTTTCAAGCCTGTATTCGCTTGTTTACCACTGTCACCCGCCAACCATCGTTAAATCGCTTGGTGAACCTTATTCTGTAGAGCCAAAAATTGCCAGAGAGAAGCATTTAAAACATACTTCCCTGATCGGTTTCAATGTTGCTCCTGAAGATGATTATCTGAAAAGCAGAAAACCGGTACTGGTTAACAGCGATCTGCATATCTCTCTTGCCGCACCAAGAAAATCCATGACTGATTATTTCTATAAAAACAGTCAGGCCGATGAGGTTATCTTCATCCATGAAGGATCAGGTACTTTAAAAACAGGCTTCGGAAAGATTCGTTTTGGCTATGGTGATTATCTGGTCGTACCCCGCGGCACTATTTACCAGATGGAATTTGATGACGAAAAGAACCGCTTATTTATCGTTGAAAGCTTCAGCCCTATCCGGTCGCCAAAACGTTACAGAAATGAATATGGCCAGCTGATGGAACATTCACCTTATTGTGAACGTGATATCAGAAGACCCGCTGACCTGGAAACGATTGATGAATTCGGTGATTTTAAGGTACTGATCAAAAAACAGGGATTAATGTATCCTTATACTTATGGTACACATCCTTTTGATTTTGTAGGCTGGGACGGTTTCCATTATCCGTGGGCTTTCTCTATTCATGATTTCGAACCTATTACCGGTCGTCTTCATCAGCCACCACCGGTACACCAGACTTTTGAAGGACACAACTTTGTCATCTGTTCTTTTGTACCCCGCAAATTTGATTATCATCCGCTATCTATTCCTGCACCTTATAATCATAGTAATGTAGACAGTGATGAGGTTTTATACTATGTAGATGGTGATTTTATGAGCAGAAAAAGTGTAGTTAAAGGACAAATCACACTTCACCCCGGAGGTATTCCTCACGGACCACACCCTGGCACAGTCGAAAAATCGATCGGTAAGGAAAACACAGAAGAACTGGCTGTCATGATTGATCCTTTCCGTCCTCTGATGTTAACTGAAGACGCACTGGCAATCGAAGATGAAAGTTATCATAAAAGCTGGCAGATTAATATTAAATAA
- a CDS encoding fumarylacetoacetate hydrolase family protein, with protein MKLVSYKTEDREHLGVFINGHIYNLHSCDKQIPNDMNGFLKDSEVLMERALAIDAKIKSGEIEPKEEAFYEVVAPVPHPSSCRDGYAFRQHVAAARRNRKVDMIPEFDQYPIFYFTNHNAIQGPGEIECMPDHFQKLDFELEVAVVIGKKGRNIKAAEADAYIAGYMIMNDMSARTLQMEEMLLNLGPAKGKDFSTVIGPWLVTPDELEVYKVAPKAGHTGNSYNLEMTCSVNGKQVSAGNTADMDWTFAEIIERCAYGVDILPGDVIGSGTVGTGCFLELNGTGLLNNPDFKPQWLQDGDVVEMEITGLGRLSNTIRKVDTDFSILALKK; from the coding sequence ATGAAATTAGTATCCTACAAAACAGAAGACAGAGAACATCTTGGTGTTTTCATCAACGGACATATCTATAATCTGCATTCTTGCGATAAGCAGATACCAAATGATATGAACGGGTTTTTAAAAGATTCAGAAGTATTGATGGAAAGAGCATTGGCTATCGATGCTAAAATTAAGTCGGGAGAAATAGAGCCTAAAGAAGAAGCGTTTTATGAAGTTGTAGCTCCGGTTCCGCACCCAAGTTCGTGCAGAGATGGTTATGCTTTTCGTCAGCATGTTGCTGCCGCGCGCAGAAACCGTAAGGTGGATATGATCCCTGAATTTGATCAGTATCCTATATTTTATTTTACCAACCATAATGCTATTCAGGGGCCGGGAGAAATTGAATGTATGCCCGATCATTTCCAGAAGCTGGATTTTGAACTTGAGGTAGCTGTTGTTATCGGTAAAAAAGGAAGAAATATTAAAGCTGCAGAGGCTGACGCTTATATCGCAGGATATATGATTATGAATGACATGAGTGCCAGAACGTTGCAGATGGAAGAAATGTTGTTAAACTTAGGTCCTGCGAAAGGAAAAGACTTCTCTACTGTTATCGGGCCGTGGTTGGTTACTCCGGATGAGCTGGAAGTTTATAAAGTGGCTCCTAAAGCAGGGCATACCGGAAACAGCTATAACCTGGAGATGACCTGTTCAGTAAATGGAAAACAGGTTTCTGCGGGAAATACTGCTGATATGGACTGGACATTTGCAGAAATTATTGAGCGCTGTGCTTATGGTGTCGATATTTTACCAGGTGATGTAATCGGTTCTGGTACAGTAGGAACAGGATGTTTTCTTGAACTTAACGGTACTGGATTATTAAACAATCCGGACTTTAAACCGCAATGGTTACAGGATGGTGATGTGGTAGAAATGGAAATTACCGGTCTTGGCCGTTTGAGTAATACAATCCGTAAAGTTGATACTGATTTCTCTATTTTAGCCCTTAAAAAATAA
- a CDS encoding porin family protein: MKKIILFSLFICFSAVAFGQILPTFQFGVKGGANLSKLSSHNTFSSDNSAGYYAGVWARIGAAGIHFQPELYLSGKNTKMTSNDPASVGQENKVKFTSLDVPLLIGTKIGAAGIGVRLNTGPVVSFILDDKQSLGDATGNIFRGDFKKQAVAWQFGAGVDIGKLGVDLRYEAGITKLGKQNYDGQRLNLFTLGLALRLF; this comes from the coding sequence ATGAAAAAAATAATCCTATTCTCATTGTTTATCTGCTTTAGTGCAGTTGCCTTCGGCCAGATATTACCAACTTTTCAGTTTGGTGTAAAAGGAGGAGCCAATCTTTCTAAACTAAGCAGTCATAACACATTCAGCAGTGATAACTCAGCTGGTTACTATGCGGGTGTTTGGGCAAGAATCGGTGCAGCTGGCATACACTTCCAGCCAGAGCTTTATTTGTCGGGTAAAAACACAAAGATGACCAGTAACGATCCTGCAAGTGTTGGTCAGGAAAACAAAGTTAAATTTACAAGTCTTGATGTACCATTGTTAATTGGAACCAAGATTGGTGCTGCCGGTATTGGCGTGCGTTTAAATACAGGTCCTGTAGTTTCATTTATCCTGGATGATAAACAATCCCTTGGAGATGCAACAGGTAATATTTTTAGAGGTGACTTTAAAAAACAGGCTGTAGCATGGCAATTTGGTGCTGGTGTTGATATTGGTAAATTAGGTGTAGATCTTAGATACGAAGCTGGTATTACAAAGCTGGGAAAACAAAACTATGATGGTCAGAGACTGAACTTATTTACCTTGGGACTTGCGTTAAGACTGTTCTAA
- a CDS encoding GtrA family protein, translating to MRKAVLRFIDFFHPPFSRWVSLHTFRYIISGGTTAATGIIVYYIVYNFILHQQHVDLPFPPGMITAPVAALIIESVITFIIGFALNKYLVFTQSQLKGRIQLFRYGTVVATNILLNFAMLKVLVETCHLYPTIAKIICTVILAVFSYFSQKHFSFKVKK from the coding sequence ATGCGCAAAGCTGTACTCAGATTTATAGACTTTTTCCATCCGCCTTTTTCACGCTGGGTGTCACTGCATACTTTCAGATATATTATTTCTGGTGGTACGACAGCCGCAACAGGAATTATAGTTTATTATATCGTCTATAATTTCATCCTGCACCAGCAGCATGTTGATCTGCCATTTCCTCCGGGAATGATTACTGCCCCGGTTGCAGCACTGATTATAGAATCTGTAATCACTTTTATCATCGGCTTTGCCCTTAATAAATACCTGGTATTTACCCAATCACAATTAAAAGGGAGAATACAGCTTTTTCGCTATGGCACAGTAGTAGCCACGAATATTCTGCTTAATTTCGCAATGCTGAAAGTATTGGTAGAAACCTGTCATCTCTATCCCACTATTGCAAAAATCATCTGTACAGTCATCCTTGCTGTATTCAGTTATTTTAGCCAGAAGCACTTTTCTTTCAAGGTAAAAAAATAA
- a CDS encoding CAP domain-containing protein, whose amino-acid sequence MKFILIAFLLFFSGINVTNAQSSAKTWTTEELENANTAKNTSYLNEEEKKIILYMNLARTDGEKFFNTYFQDFVEAYNVDMQQYSNYNELKINRKDRYYRGLEKDLKDIKGLTLFSPDETLTWISQQHAKDMKKNNLAGHNSSDGRSVSDRIWKYYPKRAVSENLAFGFSKGLANVCMLLLDKNVPDLGHRKTILGTSYNLSLVGVNISTHPGYKYCAVIDFISAPPTR is encoded by the coding sequence ATGAAATTCATCCTTATAGCATTCCTTCTCTTCTTTTCAGGCATAAATGTGACTAATGCACAGTCATCGGCCAAAACCTGGACAACTGAAGAACTCGAAAATGCGAATACCGCCAAAAACACGAGTTACCTGAACGAAGAAGAAAAGAAAATTATTCTTTATATGAATCTGGCACGTACCGACGGGGAAAAGTTTTTCAACACCTATTTCCAGGACTTCGTAGAAGCATACAATGTAGATATGCAGCAATACAGCAATTACAACGAGCTAAAAATCAACCGAAAAGACAGATACTACAGAGGTCTGGAAAAAGATCTTAAGGATATTAAAGGTCTGACATTATTCAGTCCGGACGAAACGCTGACCTGGATTTCACAGCAACATGCCAAAGACATGAAAAAAAATAATCTTGCCGGTCATAATTCAAGTGACGGGAGATCAGTATCTGACAGAATATGGAAATATTATCCCAAAAGAGCAGTTTCAGAAAACCTGGCCTTTGGTTTTTCTAAAGGATTGGCTAATGTATGTATGCTATTACTCGATAAAAATGTCCCGGATCTTGGACACCGGAAAACAATTCTTGGAACAAGCTATAATTTAAGTCTTGTTGGCGTCAATATCAGTACACATCCGGGATACAAATACTGTGCGGTGATAGACTTTATTTCTGCACCACCAACACGTTAA
- a CDS encoding aromatic amino acid hydroxylase, which yields MSDFNDFNNPRVAQLPRHLRQFIVDQNYAKYTPVDQAVWRYVMRQNYSYLKDVAYYPYIKGLQRAGLSIEYIPDLQTMNDNLGKLGWGAVTVDGFIPPAAFMEYQAYHVLVIAADIRQINHIEYTPAPDIIHESAGHAPIIADADYNSYLSYIGSIGAKAMFSAKDFELYEAIRALSILKEAVDVPEFEITKAEEQLKEISANMGEPSEMALLSRLHWWTVEYGLIGSLTDPKIYGAGLLSSIGESSSCMTKEVKKLPYTIDTINYSYDITKTQPQLFVTETFQNLIDVLEQFANTMAFRKGGAESIRKAIDSKNPATAVYSSGLQVTGVFSDMGLNDAGELIFIKTTGPSALAIADKQLEGHGKLYHKDGFSSPVGKLKGAATPVENFGSEELYAHGIIEGNTAELLFESGIRVNGVVKAVYKAEDRIILITFEDCTVKESNGNILFQPEWGTYDMAVGDKIVSVFNGAADKGAYEEITYISDKQTEKIVYDEATNQLHNIYKEVRQIREGGNNEERLPSLFNALKTTYTQDWLSALEILEIVHYKGTHPELEKEIRNYLETKALAEPGHQKLIHDGLHVIENPVTQLITEED from the coding sequence ATGAGCGATTTTAACGACTTTAACAACCCCAGGGTAGCCCAGCTTCCCAGGCATCTCAGGCAATTTATCGTAGATCAGAACTATGCTAAATACACGCCTGTTGACCAGGCAGTCTGGCGTTATGTTATGCGCCAGAATTATAGTTATCTGAAAGATGTTGCCTACTATCCATATATCAAAGGTCTGCAGCGTGCGGGCCTGAGCATTGAATATATCCCTGACCTGCAAACCATGAATGACAACCTGGGTAAACTGGGCTGGGGCGCAGTTACAGTAGATGGATTTATTCCTCCGGCAGCTTTTATGGAATATCAGGCCTACCATGTACTTGTTATTGCGGCAGACATTCGTCAGATTAATCATATTGAATATACACCAGCTCCGGATATTATCCATGAGTCGGCAGGACATGCCCCTATTATTGCTGACGCGGATTATAATAGCTACCTGAGCTATATCGGCTCTATTGGTGCCAAAGCTATGTTTTCGGCTAAAGATTTTGAATTATATGAGGCCATACGTGCGCTTTCTATCTTAAAAGAAGCTGTTGATGTCCCTGAATTTGAAATTACCAAAGCTGAAGAACAGCTGAAGGAAATTTCTGCCAACATGGGCGAACCTTCAGAAATGGCTCTGCTCAGCAGGTTACACTGGTGGACAGTAGAATATGGTTTGATCGGCAGTCTGACTGACCCTAAAATATATGGTGCAGGCCTGCTTTCTTCCATTGGAGAAAGTTCAAGCTGTATGACCAAGGAGGTAAAGAAACTGCCTTATACTATAGATACGATTAACTATTCGTACGATATTACCAAAACCCAGCCTCAGCTTTTTGTAACTGAAACCTTTCAAAATCTGATCGATGTACTGGAACAATTTGCCAATACCATGGCCTTCAGAAAAGGCGGAGCCGAAAGTATCCGCAAGGCAATTGACTCCAAAAACCCTGCTACGGCAGTTTACAGTTCAGGTTTACAGGTAACCGGCGTATTCAGTGATATGGGACTCAATGATGCCGGTGAACTTATTTTCATCAAAACCACTGGTCCGTCTGCCCTGGCTATAGCGGATAAACAACTGGAAGGTCATGGCAAACTTTACCATAAAGACGGCTTCTCTTCTCCGGTTGGTAAACTGAAAGGTGCTGCTACACCGGTAGAAAACTTTGGCAGTGAAGAACTTTATGCGCATGGAATTATAGAAGGAAATACTGCTGAACTTCTTTTTGAAAGTGGTATCCGGGTAAACGGTGTTGTAAAAGCTGTTTATAAAGCTGAAGATCGTATTATCCTAATCACTTTTGAAGACTGTACCGTTAAAGAAAGTAATGGAAATATTCTTTTCCAGCCGGAATGGGGTACTTATGATATGGCTGTAGGCGATAAGATTGTCTCGGTATTCAATGGTGCCGCAGATAAAGGTGCCTATGAGGAAATCACTTATATCAGTGATAAACAAACTGAAAAGATTGTTTATGATGAAGCCACCAATCAACTGCATAATATCTATAAGGAAGTAAGACAGATCAGAGAGGGAGGAAATAACGAAGAAAGATTACCGTCATTATTTAATGCGCTGAAAACAACTTATACGCAGGACTGGCTTTCTGCATTGGAAATACTGGAAATCGTACATTATAAAGGAACTCATCCGGAACTGGAAAAAGAAATCAGGAATTACCTGGAAACAAAAGCTTTGGCCGAACCCGGACACCAGAAACTGATTCATGACGGGCTCCATGTTATTGAAAACCCTGTTACCCAACTAATTACAGAAGAAGACTAA